The Castanea sativa cultivar Marrone di Chiusa Pesio chromosome 11, ASM4071231v1 genome contains a region encoding:
- the LOC142617507 gene encoding MATH domain and coiled-coil domain-containing protein At3g58370-like, translating into MKSGDSATTNFCDELSITRSKRHLPPTHYMLKIESFSILSETAEKYESGVFEAGGHKWRLSLYPKGNKKMNGTGHISLYLAIVETENLPLGWEIYVNFKLFVFDQIRDKYLTIHDADDSSIQRFHDMKTEWGFTKFLPLDTFNDVSHGYLVNDCCLFGVEVFVHKHSGKLECVSMTKKPDNCTLTWKIENFSALDEESYSQKFTVADSQWKILVYPKGNSIGKAKAISVYLCSCSCLLSDLKYFAEFKLRIRDQINKNHVENTAKHWFSKSLKDWGFSQFLLLENLNDASKGFLVNDTLIVEAEIMAVSNIKLIA; encoded by the exons ATGAAGTCTGGCGACTCTGCTACTACCAACTTCTGCGATGAACTCT CAATCACAAGATCAAAAAGACATTTACCTCCAACACATTACATGCTTAAAATAGAGTCATTCTCTATACTGTCCGAGACTGCGGAAAAGTATGAGTCCGGTGTTTTTGAAGCTGGTGGGCACAAATG GAGGTTGTCTCTCTAtccaaaaggaaacaaaaaaatgaatggGACTGGTCATATCTCCCTTTACTTAGCAATTGTAGAGACAGAAAATCTTCCTCTTGGTTGGGAGATTTATGTCAACTTCAAATTGTTCGTGTTTGATCAGATTCGGGACAAGTACTTGACCATTCATG ATGCTGATGATAGTTCAATTCAAAGATTTCATGACATGAAGACTGAATGGGGCTTTACCAAATTTCTTCCCTTGGATACTTTCAATGATGTTTCCCATGGATACCTTGTCAATGATTGTTGCCTATTTGGTGTCGAGGTTTTTGTTCATAAACATAGTGGCAAACTGGAGTGTGTTTCCATGACAAAAAAACCTGATAATTGTACTTTGACTTGGAAGATTGAAAACTTCTCGGCACTAGATGAAGAATCCTATTCTCAAAAATTCACTGTTGCAGATTCACAATG GAAGATACTGGTTTATCCAAAAGGAAATTCTATTGGAAAAGCCAAAGCGATTTCTGTCTACCTCTGCTCATGTAGTTGTCTTCTATCAGATCTCAAATATTTTGCAGAATTCAAACTGCGAATAAGGGaccaaatcaacaaaaatcatGTAGAAAACACAg CTAAACATTGGTTTTCTAAATCATTGAAAGACTGGGGCTTTTCGCAATTTTTGCTTCTAGAGAATCTCAATGATGCATCAAAGGGTTTTCTGGTGAATGACACTTTAATTGTGGAAGCAGAAATTATGGCTGTGTCTAACATTAAGCTGATTGCATAG
- the LOC142615217 gene encoding MATH domain and coiled-coil domain-containing protein At3g58370-like, which translates to MKSGDSATTNFGDELSITRSKRHLPPSHYMLKIESYSILSETVEKYESGVFEAGGHKWRLSLYPKGNKKMNGTGHISLYLAIVETENLPLGWEIYVNFKLFLFDQIQDKYLTTHDADDSSIKRFHDMKTEWGFTKFLPLDTFNDISHGYLVNDCCLFGVEVFVHKHSAKLECVSITKKPDNCTLTWKIENFSALDEESYSQEFTVADSQWKILVYPKGNSNGKAKAISVYLCSCNCLLSDLKYFAKFKLRIRDQINKNHVENTAKHWFSKSLKAWGFSKFLLLENVNDASKGFLVNDTLIVEAEIMAVSNIKLFA; encoded by the exons ATGAAGTCTGGCGACTCTGCTACTACCAACTTCGGCGATGAACTCT CAATTACAAGATCAAAAAGACATTTACCTCCAAGTCATTACATGCTTAAAATAGAGTCATACTCTATACTGTCCGAGACTGTGGAAAAGTATGAGTCCGGTGTTTTTGAAGCTGGCGGGCACAAATG GAGGTTGTCTCTCTAtccaaaaggaaacaaaaaaatgaatggGACGGGTCATATATCTCTTTACTTAGCAATTGTAGAGACAGAAAATCTTCCTCTTGGTTGGGAGATTTATGTCAACTTCAAATTGTTCTTGTTTGATCAGATTCAGGACAAGTACTTGACCACTCATG ATGCTGATGATAGTTCAATTAAAAGATTTCATGACATGAAGACTGAATGGGGCTTTACCAAATTTCTTCCCTTGGATACTTTCAATGATATTTCTCATGGATACCTTGTCAATGATTGTTGCCTATTTGGTGTCGAGGTTTTTGTTCATAAACATAGTGCCAAATTGGAGTGTGTTTCCATAACAAAAAAACCTGATAATTGTACTTTGACTTGGAAGATTGAAAACTTCTCGGCACTAGACGAAGAATCTTATTCTCAAGAATTCACTGTTGCAGATTCACaatg GAAGATACTGGTTTATCCCAAAGGAAATTCTAATGGAAAAGCCAAAGCGATTTCTGTCTACCTCTGCTCATGTAATTGTCTTCTATCGGATCTCAAATATTTTGCAAAATTCAAGCTGCGAATAAGGGaccaaatcaacaaaaatcatGTAGAAAACACAg CTAAACATTGGTTTTCTAAATCATTGAAAGCCTGGGGCTTTTCGAAATTTTTGCTTCTAGAGAATGTCAATGATGCATCGAAGGGTTTTCTGGTGAATGACACTTTAATTGTGGAAGCAGAAATTATGGCTGTGTCTAACATTAAGCTGTTCGCATAG
- the LOC142617976 gene encoding uncharacterized protein LOC142617976 has protein sequence MAGNSNKSSAVPVSNQNKALDASPSKGKQPLITPRCIPVGEGKPSNMEAFNKLRDDISKTISELEPKPKSTSSSSSSSTKETTSDQLLCAREELKVCLNSPIDSAFKTCADLNLFREDAELLINKSQDLNDTERGLLAVFSNDLDRIDNKIKSAGETKREQDKDAVEKNKLVKTRDDYKSELQSCLDEMNRLTDEYEQLQKKLREHEAKMNEKKRNCHEVYRKKPFIFGTIAQLKELEARCEQEAAEIEKLRKVPEIGWKGLKDIKILQIS, from the exons ATGGCTGGCAATAGCAACAAGTCCAGCGCTGTTCCTGTTAGCAACCAAAACAAGGCACTCG ATGCATCCCCAAGCAAGGGAAAACAACCATTAATAACACCACGCTGCATTCCAGTTGGAGAAGGGAAACCATCAAACATGGAGGCTTTTAATAAGCTCAGAGATGATATCTCTAAGACCATAAGTGAACTGGAACCAAAACCCAAGTCTACCAGTTCCTCTTCTTCTAGTTCCACAAAAGAGACCACTTCTGATCAACTACTCTGCGCGCGTGAAGAGCTTAAAGTTTGTTTAAATTCCCCCATTGATAGTGCCTTCAAAACTTGTGCTGACTTAAATTTGTTCAGAGAAGATGCTGAACTCCTAATTAATAAGAGTCAAGATCTTAACGATACCGAGCGTGGCCTTTTAGCTGTCTTCAGCAATGACCTTGATAggattgataataaaataaagagtgCAGGTGAAACAAAGAGAGAGCAAGACAAGGATGCAGTAGAGAAAAACAAACTGGTCAAAACACGAGACGATTACAAGAGTGAGCTTCAAAGCTGTCTAGATGAAATGAATAGGTTGACTGATGAGTATGAACAACTGCAGAAGAAGCTTCGTGAGCATGAagcaaaaatgaatgaaaaaaagagaaattgcCACGAAGTGTATCGTAAAAAACCCTTCATTTTTGGAACAATAGCGCAACTTAAAGAGCTTGAGGCGCGTTGCGAACAAGAAGCTGCTGAGATTGAAAAATTGCGTAAAGTTCCTGAAATTGGTTGGAAGGGTCTGAAAGATATTAAAATCTTGCAAATTAGTTAA